A single genomic interval of Bradyrhizobium sp. AZCC 1693 harbors:
- a CDS encoding class I SAM-dependent methyltransferase, with the protein MKPSWHPVITEGKSLKFEPDVTLASRLDLSRAYTIDLTRSLRRLAFKNVRRTNAVVDSEYNSGEWDRVLNQRAWLGAPTLEEFLIGQNSASRLAKVDGRIVWVTTRDYYQYRIRALSELIKLHAGSSTSLLELGAGYGYNLFSLSLDPHWNRLRGFDIAPNGIAAGRQIASHFQLGDRISFDRIDLTDARDPSFSELAGGTVFTYFCIEQIPYAVEAVIENIIRARPARVVNIEPGVDMLKLSQPRDFTSRIYIRSMDYQTRLFKLLDSLDVQRRIRVLARERMGFAPTLHNDGAFVCVGASLIKEAGGQRV; encoded by the coding sequence TTGAAGCCATCGTGGCATCCGGTAATCACCGAGGGGAAATCCTTGAAATTCGAACCTGACGTGACGCTGGCGTCGAGACTGGATTTGTCGCGCGCCTATACGATCGATCTCACGCGCAGCCTTCGCCGGTTGGCATTCAAGAACGTACGGCGGACGAACGCTGTCGTCGATTCCGAGTATAATTCCGGCGAGTGGGATCGGGTGCTCAATCAGCGCGCCTGGCTTGGCGCGCCGACGCTCGAGGAATTCCTGATTGGGCAGAACTCAGCATCTCGACTTGCAAAGGTGGATGGCCGGATCGTTTGGGTAACCACCAGGGACTACTATCAATACCGGATCCGCGCACTGTCGGAATTGATCAAGCTGCATGCCGGCAGCTCGACGTCGCTGCTCGAACTGGGCGCCGGATATGGTTACAACCTGTTCTCGTTGAGCCTCGATCCCCACTGGAACAGGCTGCGCGGTTTCGATATTGCGCCAAATGGCATTGCGGCGGGGCGGCAGATCGCGAGCCATTTCCAGCTCGGTGACCGTATCAGCTTCGACCGGATCGATCTCACCGACGCGCGTGATCCGAGTTTCAGCGAACTGGCCGGCGGCACCGTTTTCACATATTTTTGCATCGAGCAGATTCCCTATGCCGTGGAAGCGGTGATCGAAAACATCATTCGGGCAAGGCCGGCCCGCGTGGTCAATATCGAGCCGGGCGTGGATATGCTCAAGCTGTCTCAGCCACGCGATTTCACCAGCCGGATTTACATCCGGTCGATGGACTATCAGACGCGTCTCTTCAAATTGCTCGACTCGCTGGACGTGCAGCGACGAATCCGTGTCCTGGCCCGGGAGCGTATGGGATTTGCGCCTACATTGCATAATGATGGGGCTTTTGTATGCGTGGGAGCCTCGCTGATAAAGGAAGCGGGAGGCCAGCGTGTCTGA
- a CDS encoding DUF6418 domain-containing protein — protein MTASWLVSDSPFDALLSATAVAVCLAGSVWIAIRRPGLGLISFFFLFAFAWRLVSVLYIDLSGPLISQQLGLEIGPGTSVLPIAISQGLVVIALLFSFRRQRMQSLTCASGPGLAMSIGRFSLPDLAFCAAALFVVALWAEFLARGQIPLLAGIERFDYTRLYGGFLHRRLMEWGPMLAFQLGIFFAAPLVHDKPLDWRFGALLGALILYLFLAGHRFSSFYVYASFFVMPIGAILIGRLARSSSDGNAISKRLLAYFAVGGVALAILVVTAVVYSYVVVRGEGAELLAKLSQRILVQQGEMWWMTYKRVFLEGNWNGSFAAYKLFVEPFDPSRNSTMQFLMESALPLIRAHRILGDGSAYSGGWPEVLFELGGPIGGFVLVALSAIVFSEFMFLMTRCIVQERYATCFFLTPLLYAVSVNLVSGMVNSFIQMTFLIKVVAALVVYLAEDRWRSLLLSRQSASSEKEV, from the coding sequence GTGACAGCTTCCTGGTTGGTTTCTGATTCCCCGTTTGACGCTCTGTTGAGCGCGACCGCTGTTGCGGTCTGCCTCGCCGGAAGTGTCTGGATCGCAATCCGGCGTCCTGGGCTTGGCCTGATCTCCTTCTTCTTTCTGTTTGCTTTTGCCTGGAGACTCGTCTCCGTCCTTTATATCGATCTATCCGGACCGTTGATCTCCCAACAATTGGGGCTGGAGATCGGTCCCGGTACTTCTGTATTGCCGATTGCGATTTCGCAGGGCCTTGTCGTTATCGCGTTGTTGTTTTCGTTTCGACGTCAGCGGATGCAGTCACTCACCTGCGCATCTGGGCCGGGATTGGCCATGTCCATCGGACGATTTTCCCTCCCTGACCTGGCGTTCTGTGCTGCCGCCCTTTTTGTCGTCGCCCTCTGGGCGGAGTTCCTGGCGAGAGGTCAGATTCCGTTGTTGGCAGGCATAGAACGCTTTGATTATACGCGACTGTACGGCGGTTTCCTGCATCGTCGCCTGATGGAATGGGGGCCAATGCTGGCGTTCCAGCTCGGTATATTCTTTGCGGCTCCACTGGTGCATGACAAGCCATTGGACTGGCGTTTCGGCGCATTGCTGGGCGCTCTTATCCTGTACCTGTTCCTGGCTGGACATCGATTTTCGTCCTTTTACGTCTATGCGTCGTTCTTCGTAATGCCGATCGGCGCGATCTTGATTGGCCGTTTAGCGAGGTCGTCATCCGACGGCAATGCGATCTCGAAAAGATTGTTGGCCTATTTTGCGGTCGGCGGAGTTGCCCTGGCCATTCTGGTCGTCACGGCTGTGGTTTATTCCTACGTCGTCGTGCGTGGCGAAGGGGCGGAGCTTCTAGCGAAGCTCTCGCAACGTATCCTGGTCCAGCAGGGCGAGATGTGGTGGATGACCTACAAGCGCGTGTTCCTGGAAGGCAACTGGAACGGAAGCTTCGCCGCTTACAAATTGTTCGTCGAACCGTTCGACCCGTCGCGCAATTCGACCATGCAGTTTCTGATGGAATCGGCCCTGCCTCTCATTCGGGCTCATCGCATTCTTGGGGACGGATCGGCCTATAGCGGCGGATGGCCCGAGGTTCTCTTCGAACTGGGTGGACCGATCGGCGGATTTGTCCTGGTCGCGCTGTCGGCGATCGTGTTCTCAGAGTTCATGTTCCTGATGACGCGGTGTATCGTTCAGGAACGGTATGCAACGTGCTTTTTCCTCACGCCCCTACTGTACGCGGTGTCGGTCAACCTTGTTTCGGGGATGGTCAATTCGTTCATTCAGATGACCTTCCTGATCAAGGTTGTCGCGGCGCTGGTGGTGTATCTGGCCGAAGACAGATGGAGGTCGCTGCTTTTGTCCCGCCAGTCTGCCAGTTCCGAAAAAGAGGTATAA
- a CDS encoding HAD-IIIA family hydrolase: MLKQAVILVGGLGTRLGEMTRLVPKPLLDVAGRPFLDYILDELSRYPTIQDIVLLAGHQAGQVVDRYRGRRWRGATVSVVSEPAQMGTGGALKHAASRLDEKFLLLNGDSFFDFNMLDLAAPVRSPAIVRVALKKDQAGDRYGRVLLDRDFIKTFLPAGAQPNGPINSGVYCVDRDVLSFIDEGPCSLEQAVFPRLAEKGQLRAALYDGFFIDIGVPADFERAQTELPDRVCRPAVFFDRDGVLNIDKAYVHEVDDFEWVAGARAAIKLCNDRGYLTFVVTNQAGVARGYYGIEAVHALHDWMSADLAQIGAHIDEFQYCPYHEEGVVAEWRQASDRRKPAPGMILDCLKGWRVRQEFSLLVGDMPHDLQAAAAAGIKGHLFEGGDLLSFIRPLLGANVASQLTRG, translated from the coding sequence ATGCTGAAGCAGGCCGTCATCCTGGTTGGCGGGCTGGGTACCCGGCTGGGCGAAATGACCCGGCTGGTTCCAAAGCCGCTGCTGGATGTCGCGGGACGGCCGTTTCTCGACTACATCCTCGATGAGCTATCGCGCTATCCGACTATTCAGGACATCGTGCTGCTGGCCGGCCATCAGGCCGGGCAGGTGGTCGATCGCTATCGCGGCCGACGCTGGCGTGGCGCGACGGTCTCGGTGGTGTCCGAGCCGGCGCAAATGGGCACCGGCGGGGCGTTGAAGCACGCCGCATCCAGGCTGGACGAGAAGTTTCTGCTTCTCAACGGCGACTCTTTTTTCGATTTCAACATGCTCGATCTTGCCGCGCCGGTACGTTCGCCCGCGATCGTGCGCGTGGCCTTAAAGAAGGATCAGGCGGGCGACCGCTACGGGCGCGTCCTGCTCGATCGGGATTTCATCAAGACGTTCCTGCCGGCGGGCGCACAGCCGAACGGGCCGATCAATTCAGGCGTCTATTGCGTTGACCGGGATGTGCTGTCCTTTATCGATGAGGGGCCGTGTTCGCTCGAGCAGGCGGTTTTTCCGCGGCTCGCCGAAAAGGGGCAGTTGCGGGCGGCGCTATACGATGGGTTCTTCATCGATATCGGTGTCCCTGCTGACTTTGAACGCGCGCAGACCGAGCTTCCCGATAGGGTATGTCGCCCCGCGGTTTTCTTCGACCGGGACGGGGTCCTCAACATCGACAAGGCTTATGTGCACGAGGTCGACGACTTTGAATGGGTCGCAGGTGCGCGCGCGGCCATCAAGCTCTGCAACGATCGTGGCTACCTCACATTCGTAGTGACCAATCAGGCCGGTGTCGCGCGCGGCTACTACGGGATCGAGGCGGTTCATGCGCTGCATGACTGGATGAGCGCCGATCTCGCCCAGATTGGCGCGCATATCGATGAATTCCAGTACTGCCCCTATCACGAGGAAGGTGTCGTCGCGGAGTGGCGGCAGGCAAGCGACCGGCGCAAGCCGGCGCCGGGCATGATCCTCGATTGCCTCAAAGGCTGGCGGGTGCGCCAGGAATTCAGCCTGCTTGTAGGCGATATGCCGCACGACCTCCAGGCCGCGGCCGCCGCCGGGATAAAAGGGCATCTCTTCGAGGGTGGTGACCTCTTGTCGTTTATCCGGCCGTTGCTCGGCGCGAACGTCGCGTCGCAGCTTACGCGCGGTTGA
- a CDS encoding surface carbohydrate biosynthesis protein, with protein sequence MPDKPHVCLIVDNPLRDLEGLVLLGRQLAAKGATATLVPMYEQGFDVPVLRPDLVLVNYTRPNNADLIKSYKRAGILVGVLDTEGIGGKNPDQFAEMVKSVGCTDLVDLYCVWGQAQHAAFLRHGTVPAGLLHATGCPRYDFCAPPWRAALPKPSIEPGYVLINTNFPVANPRFSRSSSDEEDAMVQAGFSREFARQFIIDAGKSYRSVLETSTRLANHFPDVQFVLRPHPFENIGSYDALAELPNCHIRQDGTSLEWISGARLLVHQNCSTAIEATMLKVEPLSMEWFNTPSLRLDAATRVSRSVGSEADLIELVRQGLDGRLPPVAQETEQFRQQIIGDLFTAVDGTNSLRVTAAVLDAIATRGEKRAASKLERPSLRGVAADAVRRALGYKASSALRRSYSAPESERRRLGKAFAPEMVNSVLRRICAAAGDDRNFVAQRVTGNSRRVSRALSGASLQLTEAT encoded by the coding sequence GTGCCTGACAAGCCGCACGTCTGCTTGATCGTCGATAACCCCCTTCGCGATCTCGAGGGACTGGTTTTGCTTGGTCGGCAGCTCGCGGCCAAGGGAGCGACCGCCACCTTGGTACCGATGTACGAGCAGGGATTCGACGTGCCGGTGCTGCGCCCGGACCTGGTACTGGTGAACTACACCCGACCCAACAATGCAGACCTCATCAAGTCCTACAAGCGCGCCGGAATCCTGGTCGGCGTACTCGATACCGAGGGCATCGGCGGCAAGAATCCCGACCAGTTTGCTGAGATGGTCAAAAGTGTTGGTTGCACCGACCTCGTCGACCTCTATTGCGTCTGGGGACAGGCCCAGCACGCCGCCTTCCTGCGTCACGGCACGGTGCCCGCCGGATTGCTGCACGCGACAGGATGTCCCCGTTACGATTTCTGTGCTCCACCTTGGCGCGCGGCGCTTCCAAAACCCTCGATCGAACCGGGCTACGTGCTCATCAACACCAATTTTCCCGTCGCCAATCCGCGCTTCTCCCGCAGCTCGTCGGACGAGGAGGACGCGATGGTCCAGGCAGGATTTTCGCGGGAGTTCGCGCGTCAGTTCATTATCGATGCCGGCAAGTCTTACCGGTCGGTGCTCGAGACATCGACCAGGCTGGCGAACCACTTCCCGGATGTCCAGTTCGTGCTGCGCCCGCATCCCTTCGAAAACATCGGATCCTACGATGCGCTCGCCGAGTTGCCGAACTGTCATATCCGCCAGGACGGCACGTCGCTGGAGTGGATCAGCGGTGCGCGCCTGCTGGTGCATCAGAATTGCTCCACCGCGATCGAGGCGACAATGCTGAAGGTGGAGCCGTTGAGCATGGAGTGGTTCAATACGCCATCCTTGCGCCTGGACGCCGCAACGCGCGTCAGCCGCAGCGTCGGATCCGAGGCCGATCTCATTGAACTGGTGCGGCAGGGGCTCGACGGACGATTGCCGCCGGTTGCCCAGGAAACCGAGCAGTTCCGCCAGCAAATCATCGGTGATCTCTTTACCGCCGTCGATGGGACGAACTCGTTGCGTGTCACGGCCGCGGTTCTCGATGCGATCGCGACGCGAGGTGAAAAACGCGCAGCATCCAAGCTCGAACGGCCTTCGCTCCGCGGCGTTGCGGCGGATGCGGTGCGGCGCGCGCTCGGCTACAAAGCAAGTTCGGCGCTCCGCCGCAGCTACAGCGCGCCGGAAAGCGAACGTCGCCGGCTCGGTAAGGCATTCGCGCCCGAGATGGTGAATTCGGTGTTGCGGCGCATCTGCGCCGCGGCAGGGGATGACCGGAATTTTGTCGCTCAACGAGTCACTGGTAACTCCCGGCGGGTGTCGAGGGCATTGAGCGGCGCAAGCCTGCAGTTAACGGAAGCGACCTGA
- a CDS encoding formyltransferase family protein, producing MKVSVLCSSTTHPVYPHLGRWVRGAAANHAVELVRQKSELTGGDVLFLISCHEIILPDDRQKYGATLVIHASDLPEGRGWSPHIWQILEGKNRIVVSLIEAQDPVDTGAIWAQRHLVLEGHELSDEINEALFAIELELMDHALTIIGSGKARPQDDRPSSYYRRRTHEDSRLDPSRSIAEQFDLLRVADPQRFPAFFDLRGHRYFVRIEKAGASDE from the coding sequence ATGAAGGTTTCAGTTCTCTGCTCGAGCACCACGCACCCCGTCTATCCGCATCTGGGGCGGTGGGTAAGGGGCGCTGCGGCCAATCACGCGGTCGAGCTGGTTCGGCAAAAGTCCGAACTGACCGGCGGGGACGTCCTCTTCCTTATCTCGTGCCATGAGATCATTTTGCCCGACGACAGGCAGAAGTACGGAGCGACTCTTGTCATTCACGCGAGCGATCTTCCGGAGGGGCGAGGCTGGTCCCCGCATATTTGGCAGATACTCGAGGGCAAGAACCGCATCGTCGTGTCCCTGATCGAGGCGCAAGACCCGGTCGATACCGGCGCCATCTGGGCGCAGCGGCACCTGGTGCTCGAAGGACATGAACTGAGCGACGAAATCAACGAAGCGCTGTTCGCCATCGAGCTTGAATTGATGGACCATGCCCTCACGATCATTGGGTCCGGAAAGGCGAGACCTCAGGATGATCGGCCGTCGAGCTACTACCGGCGTCGTACGCATGAAGACTCCCGGCTGGATCCGTCGCGATCGATCGCTGAGCAGTTCGACCTGTTGAGGGTGGCGGACCCGCAGCGCTTTCCGGCATTCTTCGACCTGCGTGGCCATCGCTACTTCGTACGTATTGAAAAGGCTGGAGCTTCCGATGAGTGA
- the pseI gene encoding pseudaminic acid synthase, producing the protein MSDTIIIAGRAIGRSHQPFIIAEMSGNHNQSLDRALAIVDAAAKSGAHALKLQTYTADTMTLNLSRDEFFIDDPNSLWSGRSLHKLYQEAHTPWEWHAPIFERARSLGMIPFSTPFDASAVDFLEQLCVDCYKIASFENTDLPLIRKVAATGKPMIISTGMATVADIDEAVRCAREAGCKDLVLLKCTSTYPAAASDTNLLTIPHMRALFGCEVGLSDHTFGIGVGVASIALGASVIEKHFTLSRADGGVDSTFSMEPEEMAALVVETERAWLALGQVYYGLTQKEQKSLIFRRSLYVAEDLAPGDALTEDNLRIIRPGLGLPPKYFETLVGKRVGRAVRRGTPMSWDLLTPIDDNASTSPQHLPRGARA; encoded by the coding sequence ATGAGTGACACGATCATAATAGCGGGCCGTGCGATCGGCCGTTCGCACCAGCCGTTCATCATCGCGGAAATGTCGGGCAACCACAATCAATCGCTCGACCGTGCACTGGCAATCGTCGACGCCGCGGCAAAGTCCGGAGCGCATGCGCTGAAGCTGCAAACCTATACCGCCGATACGATGACGCTGAACCTCAGCCGCGACGAGTTTTTCATCGACGATCCCAACAGCTTGTGGAGCGGCCGATCGCTCCACAAACTCTATCAGGAAGCGCATACTCCCTGGGAATGGCACGCTCCGATCTTTGAGCGTGCGCGGTCGCTCGGCATGATTCCGTTTTCGACGCCGTTCGATGCGTCAGCGGTGGATTTTCTCGAGCAACTCTGCGTGGACTGCTACAAGATCGCGTCGTTCGAGAACACGGATCTGCCCCTCATTCGCAAGGTTGCCGCAACCGGCAAACCGATGATCATCTCGACAGGCATGGCGACCGTCGCCGACATCGACGAAGCCGTACGTTGCGCAAGGGAGGCCGGCTGCAAGGATCTGGTGCTTCTCAAATGCACGAGCACCTATCCGGCGGCGGCATCCGACACCAACCTCCTGACGATCCCGCATATGCGCGCGTTGTTCGGTTGCGAGGTGGGACTGTCGGATCACACCTTTGGCATCGGGGTGGGGGTTGCGAGCATCGCGCTCGGCGCCAGCGTCATCGAGAAGCATTTCACGCTATCGCGTGCCGACGGCGGGGTTGATTCGACATTCTCCATGGAGCCGGAAGAAATGGCCGCACTAGTAGTCGAGACCGAACGCGCCTGGTTGGCGCTCGGCCAAGTCTATTACGGGCTGACCCAGAAGGAGCAGAAGTCGCTGATCTTCCGGCGCTCGCTGTACGTGGCTGAGGACCTCGCCCCCGGTGACGCCCTGACTGAAGATAACCTGAGAATCATCCGACCCGGCCTTGGCCTGCCGCCCAAATACTTCGAGACACTGGTCGGCAAGCGTGTCGGCCGCGCGGTACGGCGGGGGACGCCGATGAGCTGGGACCTGCTGACGCCGATCGACGACAATGCTTCGACGTCGCCGCAGCATTTGCCGCGGGGCGCTCGTGCCTGA
- a CDS encoding lipopolysaccharide biosynthesis protein — protein MLRRFVQNTAISAVAYALAGVLGLFAVGLIAKSYGLAVLGLIVLVRSFLPTGFLALFDLGVSETTTQAVARGRVGDWGIASEKVSLLTVIAAAMGLVSGVALWIAAGTLAAIFKVAPDQAAAFVAILKVTALVLPIAFLGLVAEGALKGFEQYGWLRLTEVGSNVLYVAAVYALAWRRAPFEWIAYSYLAVAVAKYLVLAGVACRAAYPTSLRSCPWTAVSRQDVLHRCWLMLNNRTTGILQQPLVPLAIGALYGPAGVGTYDLITRLPRFLKTTMGPLHSAILPISIHIDEATDTRRLQMLGRNGLVLPGAVIVPVLIVASLFSEEILKVWVGPQHADQWPWLALSMLIPAITVMLGAGQTALMVRADFLRLNTRLLYLQVGLQYLATGLGLFWLRERAFILGWVVSYVVFAPVIAHHMLSHMKLPSSLFWGQLARHVLVGSILAGLIIVSKMFFDPATLTSLAIAGGLSCIVAWILSGVIILSGSDRAMFGRFARAMGPLRRASY, from the coding sequence GTGCTGCGTCGATTCGTGCAGAATACGGCTATCTCGGCGGTCGCTTACGCGCTGGCGGGCGTGCTCGGTCTGTTTGCGGTCGGATTGATTGCGAAGTCATACGGCCTTGCCGTGCTGGGCCTGATCGTACTGGTGCGGTCGTTTCTGCCGACAGGGTTCTTGGCGTTGTTCGACCTCGGCGTGTCGGAAACCACGACCCAGGCCGTCGCGCGCGGGCGCGTGGGCGACTGGGGCATTGCAAGCGAGAAGGTGTCGCTGCTCACTGTGATCGCTGCCGCCATGGGGCTTGTTTCAGGCGTGGCGCTCTGGATTGCGGCTGGCACGCTCGCTGCGATATTCAAGGTCGCCCCCGATCAGGCCGCCGCGTTTGTTGCCATCCTCAAAGTCACTGCGCTGGTGCTCCCAATTGCGTTCCTGGGTCTTGTCGCCGAAGGAGCGCTCAAGGGGTTTGAGCAGTACGGCTGGTTGCGTCTGACCGAAGTGGGCAGCAACGTGCTCTATGTCGCCGCCGTTTACGCGTTGGCGTGGCGGCGGGCGCCGTTCGAATGGATTGCCTATTCCTATCTCGCAGTTGCGGTCGCCAAATATCTCGTGCTGGCGGGCGTAGCTTGCCGCGCCGCGTACCCGACCTCTCTCCGCTCTTGCCCATGGACCGCTGTCAGTAGGCAAGACGTCCTTCATCGTTGCTGGCTGATGCTCAACAATCGAACTACAGGCATTTTGCAACAACCGCTGGTCCCCCTCGCGATCGGTGCGCTATACGGACCCGCCGGGGTCGGAACCTACGATCTCATCACGCGGTTGCCTCGCTTCCTGAAAACAACGATGGGGCCGCTTCACTCCGCAATTCTTCCGATCTCTATTCACATCGACGAAGCGACGGATACGCGCCGGCTGCAAATGCTTGGCCGCAACGGGTTGGTCCTGCCGGGAGCCGTCATCGTTCCAGTCCTGATCGTGGCGTCGCTTTTTTCAGAAGAGATCCTCAAGGTGTGGGTCGGGCCGCAACATGCCGATCAGTGGCCCTGGCTCGCTCTATCGATGTTGATTCCAGCCATCACGGTTATGCTGGGTGCGGGGCAAACGGCGTTGATGGTGAGAGCCGACTTTCTTCGCCTCAATACGCGACTGCTCTACTTGCAAGTCGGGCTGCAATATCTGGCAACTGGGCTGGGGCTTTTCTGGCTGCGCGAACGGGCCTTCATCCTGGGCTGGGTAGTCTCTTACGTCGTCTTCGCGCCTGTGATTGCCCACCACATGCTTTCTCATATGAAACTTCCCAGCTCCCTGTTTTGGGGGCAGCTCGCAAGGCATGTGCTCGTCGGGTCGATACTTGCGGGCCTCATCATTGTCAGCAAGATGTTCTTTGATCCCGCCACTCTGACAAGCCTAGCGATCGCTGGCGGGCTAAGCTGCATTGTCGCCTGGATATTGAGTGGGGTGATCATCCTGTCGGGGAGCGATCGCGCGATGTTCGGCAGGTTTGCCCGTGCGATGGGGCCGCTTCGTCGCGCCTCTTATTGA
- a CDS encoding capsular polysaccharide export protein, LipB/KpsS family, with product MTPRNDDIILITTLAEYQTRFWIPVAQQLRHAEREVQLLAFDDRSAEMAEAQGVPVVNMYRTGLQGGAPVEDQRAFAARVANYGLDGTNFLFSHERVTFGIRDTAALRRRFMIYTNAMELVLDRLAAAGRQAVAVQELGGFLSVIACFYAAKKRGVRNWFIEPSFFRGRLYYTPDSLAAPDTMPTPADAVSTDVRAYLDDTLRQRAIVIPQKDRHQYSAALRKIANARNARRLVEKLWDQFALRKHQEFGHNLRHATMHAAMAYGATRLRKLYRPMPDQPFVYYPLHVPADMALTLRSPEYLDQVATIDFLLRTIPDTHVLVVKEHPAQIGAIPAGRLFELARRFDNFILLPPQTNNYTVLGRADAIVSVNSKSGAEAVLLGKPVVVMGDAFYRSCPLVFAVDRLADVPQRLRDALAAPPFDPADTAPYFETAWRQSFPGELYISDPKQLDTFATSLLSAIAEPHRAG from the coding sequence ATGACCCCGCGCAACGACGACATTATCCTGATCACGACGCTGGCCGAATATCAGACCCGGTTCTGGATTCCCGTCGCGCAGCAATTGCGCCACGCGGAGCGCGAGGTGCAACTGCTCGCATTCGACGATCGCAGCGCGGAAATGGCGGAGGCGCAGGGCGTCCCCGTCGTCAACATGTACCGGACCGGCCTTCAGGGCGGCGCGCCGGTTGAAGACCAGCGCGCCTTCGCTGCGCGGGTCGCCAATTACGGCCTGGATGGAACGAACTTCCTGTTCAGCCACGAACGCGTCACGTTTGGCATTCGCGATACTGCCGCGCTGCGCCGGCGGTTCATGATCTACACCAACGCGATGGAGCTCGTGCTCGATCGGTTGGCGGCCGCGGGACGGCAGGCGGTTGCGGTTCAGGAGCTCGGCGGATTTCTCTCTGTCATCGCCTGCTTTTACGCCGCAAAGAAGCGTGGTGTCCGGAACTGGTTCATCGAGCCGTCGTTCTTTCGCGGCAGGCTTTACTATACGCCGGACAGTCTTGCCGCTCCCGACACAATGCCGACGCCGGCCGATGCGGTCTCCACTGATGTGCGCGCCTATCTCGATGACACCTTGCGCCAGCGCGCCATCGTCATTCCGCAAAAGGACCGGCATCAGTATTCGGCGGCGCTTCGAAAGATTGCCAATGCCCGGAATGCCCGGCGGCTTGTCGAAAAACTGTGGGACCAGTTCGCGCTCCGCAAACACCAGGAGTTCGGACACAATCTGCGGCATGCGACCATGCATGCGGCGATGGCGTATGGAGCCACGCGGCTGCGAAAGCTCTATCGCCCGATGCCCGACCAGCCATTCGTCTACTATCCGCTCCACGTACCGGCCGACATGGCGCTGACGCTTCGCTCGCCGGAATATCTCGATCAGGTCGCGACCATCGACTTCCTGCTGCGCACCATCCCCGATACCCACGTCCTCGTGGTGAAAGAGCATCCGGCGCAGATCGGCGCGATTCCTGCCGGCCGCCTGTTCGAACTAGCGCGCCGCTTCGACAATTTCATCCTGCTGCCCCCGCAGACCAACAATTACACCGTGCTTGGCCGCGCCGATGCGATTGTTTCGGTCAACAGCAAATCGGGCGCTGAAGCGGTGCTGCTTGGCAAGCCTGTCGTGGTGATGGGCGATGCGTTCTATCGCTCCTGCCCGCTGGTGTTCGCTGTCGACCGCCTTGCGGACGTTCCGCAACGGCTGCGCGACGCGCTGGCCGCGCCGCCATTCGACCCTGCCGACACCGCGCCCTATTTCGAAACCGCCTGGCGGCAATCGTTTCCCGGCGAACTTTATATCAGCGATCCCAAGCAGCTCGACACATTTGCGACTTCGTTGCTGTCTGCGATTGCTGAACCGCACCGCGCGGGTTGA
- the pseG gene encoding UDP-2,4-diacetamido-2,4,6-trideoxy-beta-L-altropyranose hydrolase, which translates to MNAVQRVVVRVDASTEIGMGHLMRCLGLARDLADDGANVFFLLRSHAARLTGLIEGEGHSVRLLPDPDRRPDAPAADGTAHARWLPTTWQKDAEQTLEVIDRIGPVDWLIVDHYALDARWERVQRKRAPRILAIDDLADRDHDCDILLDQNLVLNMERRYRGRLPPICQSLLGPAYALLRPEFAGQRESLVGRSGKVSRILVCYGGSDPGNETAKGLSAIKSLSLPWLAVDVAIGLSNPHANSISGLCREMPFAELHRGADNMAELMMRADLAIGAGGVMSWERCCLALPTIAVHIADNQTGALTALASCGAVAYLGSASSVTVDQIAGTLRSMLDDPARTRAMGEAAGALVDGLGTSRVRGAMRSLDGA; encoded by the coding sequence ATGAATGCGGTGCAACGGGTCGTAGTCCGCGTCGATGCTTCCACCGAAATTGGCATGGGGCATCTCATGCGGTGCCTCGGCCTGGCCCGCGATTTGGCCGACGACGGTGCGAACGTATTCTTCCTGTTGCGCAGCCATGCCGCTCGCCTGACAGGCCTGATCGAAGGCGAGGGACATTCCGTGCGGCTGCTGCCGGATCCCGACCGCCGTCCGGACGCTCCGGCGGCGGACGGAACCGCCCATGCGCGCTGGCTGCCGACGACCTGGCAGAAGGATGCCGAGCAGACGTTGGAGGTGATCGATCGCATCGGGCCTGTCGACTGGCTCATCGTCGACCACTACGCACTCGATGCGAGGTGGGAGCGCGTGCAGCGTAAGCGGGCGCCTCGCATTCTTGCGATCGACGATCTTGCCGATCGGGATCATGACTGCGACATCCTGCTCGACCAGAACCTGGTTCTCAACATGGAGCGCCGTTACCGCGGTCGCTTGCCTCCGATATGCCAGTCGCTGCTGGGTCCGGCCTATGCATTGCTCCGCCCGGAATTCGCCGGGCAGCGCGAATCGCTTGTGGGGCGCAGCGGCAAGGTGAGCCGCATTCTAGTGTGCTACGGCGGCTCCGATCCCGGCAATGAGACGGCGAAGGGATTATCCGCCATCAAAAGCCTGTCGCTCCCCTGGCTTGCCGTCGACGTCGCGATCGGCCTGAGCAATCCGCACGCCAATTCGATTTCGGGTCTTTGCCGGGAAATGCCGTTCGCCGAGTTGCATCGTGGTGCGGACAATATGGCCGAACTGATGATGCGCGCAGACCTTGCGATCGGGGCGGGTGGCGTGATGAGCTGGGAGCGCTGCTGTCTCGCGCTGCCCACCATCGCGGTTCACATCGCCGACAATCAGACTGGCGCGTTGACCGCACTCGCCAGTTGCGGCGCGGTCGCCTATCTCGGCTCGGCGTCCTCGGTCACGGTGGATCAGATTGCGGGAACCCTCCGGTCGATGCTGGACGATCCGGCGCGGACCCGCGCGATGGGAGAGGCCGCAGGGGCGCTTGTCGACGGGCTGGGCACCTCCCGGGTGCGGGGGGCGATGAGATCACTAGACGGCGCGTAG